In the Mytilus trossulus isolate FHL-02 chromosome 1, PNRI_Mtr1.1.1.hap1, whole genome shotgun sequence genome, one interval contains:
- the LOC134722013 gene encoding sialate O-acetylesterase-like, with the protein MKWFIVLSIISVFNLTSGYEKRAVTFSFSTFYANYMVLQRGPRGASVWGHSPKHGDKIDLYLDDKHSESITVDSHGIWQGVVHNPGGNHGYTLTASSSLGNITLKDVWFGDVWLCSGQSNMAFIVGQLANATDEVRDTSSHQNIRLFKAKPHLSTTPLTEFTRRNIGEQWLLPTAAHVKYFSAVCWLFGKYLSSHVSYPIGLVESDWGGTPVEAWSSPDALEKCNSTQRHQSPSPVNQHSNNVLWNGMIHPFLKSTIYGALWYQGEANSPNAFDYSCRFPAMIDDWRSKFHTASLQTVDAMFPFGFVQLAPNRNTSAIGSFPLVRWAQTANHGRVPNNRLTNVFMAVALDLPDYASPRGHIHPRLKHDVAARLVLGALAVAYNRSGIDYQGPYPSSYTLHRDSNTLTIEYDNGRSPIDVRNTNGFQICCSLSHKVCHAYAHDYGWTNAPIKSHDTSSITLDTSNCSLSHHAIGGIRYEWSESPCDLKQCAIYGAANYLPSPPFIVTKLFQ; encoded by the exons ATGAAGTGGTTTATCGTTTTAAGTATCATTTCGGTCTTTAACTTGACCAGTGGATATGAAA AAAGGGCAGTCACTTTTTCGTTCTCGACATTTTACGCCAATTATATGGTACTTCAAAGAGGACCCCGTGGTGCATCTGTATGGGGACATTCTCCAAAACATGGTGATAAGATTGATCTGTATCTAGACGATAAACACAGTGAAAGTATAACAGTAGACTCTCATGGAATATGGCAAGGTGTTGTACATAACCCTGGGGGAAACCATGGTTACACACTGACTGCTTCATCCTCACTTGGAAATATAACTCTCAAAGATGTATGGTTCGGGGATGTCTGGTTGTGCTCTGGACAAAGCAATATGGCTTTTATCGTCGGCCAG CTAGCTAATGCAACAGATGAGGTCAGGGATACTTCAAGTCACCAGAATATTAGATTATTTAAAGCTAAACCACATTTGTCAACAACTCCGCTCACAGAATTTACCAGAAGAAATATAGGTGAACAATGGCTACTGCCAACAGCAG ccCATGTCAAATATTTCTCAGCTGTTTGTTGGCtatttggaaaatatttatcatctCATGTTAGTTATCCTATTGGATTAGTAGAGTCAGATTGGGGAGGTACTCCGGTAGAAGCATGGTCGTCACCAGATGCTCTTGAGAAATGCAATTCAACACAAAGACACCAAAGTCC ATCGCCAGTAAACCAACATTCTAATAACGTGTTGTGGAATGGGATGATCCACCCTTTCCTAAAATCTACAATATATGGAGCACTTTGGTATCaag GAGAAGCTAATTCACCAAATGCGTTTGATTACTCATGCAGATTTCCAGCAATGATAGACGATTGGCGCTCCAAGTTCCATACTGCTTCTTTACAAACTGTTGATGCTATGTTTCCATTTGGATTTGTTCAG TTAGCACCGAATAGAAATACATCTGCAATAGGTAGCTTTCCACTAGTGCGCTGGGCACAGACAGCTAATCATGGAAGAGTTCCAAACAATCGATTAACGAATGTCTTTATGGCTGTTGCATTAGACCTTCCCGATTATGCATCACCACGTGGACA CATTCATCCTCGTCTGAAGCATGATGTAGCAGCTCGCTTAGTTTTAGGAGCTTTAGCAGTTGCTTATAACAGAAGTGGAATTGATTATCAGGGTCCATATCCTTCATCATATACCTTACATCGTGATAGCAATACTCTTACTATAGAATACGACAATGGAAGATCACCCATTGATGTAAGAAACACAAACGGATTCCAA aTATGCTGTTCATTATCTCATAAAGTTTGTCATGCATACGCACATGATTATGGTTGGACCAATGCACCAATTAAGAGTCATGATACATCAAGTATAACTTTGGATACATCAAATTGCAGCCTAAGTCACCATGCTATTGGTGGCATACGATATGAATGGAGTGAAAGTCCGTGTGATTTAAAGCAATGTGCTATTTATGGGGCAGCAAACTACCTTCCTTCTCCACCTTTTATTGTAACAAaactttttcaataa